One Mercenaria mercenaria strain notata chromosome 12, MADL_Memer_1, whole genome shotgun sequence DNA segment encodes these proteins:
- the LOC123534617 gene encoding uncharacterized protein LOC123534617 isoform X1, producing MSTKESEGFQVTKDLYGGMVLKTKDQKFQSAEEYDTKLAAAMPKWEGSGVRGFWAKISLEHAHVTSVFAKYGLDFHHAQSGYVMMAKWLPTSEPSMVPEYANQYLGVAGFVVNEKNQLLVIQEKYHPGTAKAKWKLPGGHSDKGEEIFETAQREVREETGIETEFVGIISFRHQQNYRYGCSDFYFICVMRPINSDQKIQVCEQEIANCKWVDIDEYLNDPDITDANRYFTQCYKDSLTSGNQLIGASPVQSFNRKTTHQVYSIQTPKHKEHKHL from the exons ATGAGTACAAAAGAAAGTGAAGGATTTCAGGTAACAAAAGATCT ttaCGGTGGAATGGTGCTGAAAACCAAAGACCAGAAGTTCCAATCTGCTGAAGAGTATGATACAAAACTAGCAG CTGCAATGCCCAAGTGGGAAGGTAGTGGTGTACGTGGATTCTGGGCAAAGATCTCACTGGAACATGCTCACGTCACTTCAGTATTTGCTAAG TATGGCTTAGACTTTCATCATGCTCAGTCAGGATATGTGATGATGGCAAAATGGTTGCCTACCAGTGAACCTAGTATGGTACCAGAATATGCCAACCAGTATCTAG GTGTGGCAGGATTTGTTGTGAATGAAAAGAATCAGCTGCTAGTAATACAAGAAAAATATCACCCTGGGACTGCGAAAGCAAAATGGAAACTGCCTGGTGGACATTCTGATAAAG GTGAAGAAATATTTGAAACTGCCCAACGTGAAGTGCGCGAGGAGACAGGAATAGAGACAGAGTTTGTGGGAATTATATCTTTCAGACACCAACAAAACTATAGATACGGATGTAGTGATTTCTACTTCATCTGTGTAATGCGACCAATCAACAGTGACCAAAAGATTCAAGTTTGTGAGCAGGAAATAGCAAACTGTAAATGGGTAGAT ATTGATGAGTACCTGAATGATCCAGATATAACAGACGCTAACAGATATTTTACACAATGTTACAAGGACAGTCTCACCAGTGGCAACCAGCTGATAGGTGCATCACCTGTACAATCATTCAATAGAAAAACCACACATCAGGTGTACAGTATACAGACACCTAAACACAAAGAGCATAAACACTTGTGA
- the LOC123534617 gene encoding uncharacterized protein LOC123534617 isoform X2 produces the protein MVLKTKDQKFQSAEEYDTKLAAAMPKWEGSGVRGFWAKISLEHAHVTSVFAKYGLDFHHAQSGYVMMAKWLPTSEPSMVPEYANQYLGVAGFVVNEKNQLLVIQEKYHPGTAKAKWKLPGGHSDKGEEIFETAQREVREETGIETEFVGIISFRHQQNYRYGCSDFYFICVMRPINSDQKIQVCEQEIANCKWVDIDEYLNDPDITDANRYFTQCYKDSLTSGNQLIGASPVQSFNRKTTHQVYSIQTPKHKEHKHL, from the exons ATGGTGCTGAAAACCAAAGACCAGAAGTTCCAATCTGCTGAAGAGTATGATACAAAACTAGCAG CTGCAATGCCCAAGTGGGAAGGTAGTGGTGTACGTGGATTCTGGGCAAAGATCTCACTGGAACATGCTCACGTCACTTCAGTATTTGCTAAG TATGGCTTAGACTTTCATCATGCTCAGTCAGGATATGTGATGATGGCAAAATGGTTGCCTACCAGTGAACCTAGTATGGTACCAGAATATGCCAACCAGTATCTAG GTGTGGCAGGATTTGTTGTGAATGAAAAGAATCAGCTGCTAGTAATACAAGAAAAATATCACCCTGGGACTGCGAAAGCAAAATGGAAACTGCCTGGTGGACATTCTGATAAAG GTGAAGAAATATTTGAAACTGCCCAACGTGAAGTGCGCGAGGAGACAGGAATAGAGACAGAGTTTGTGGGAATTATATCTTTCAGACACCAACAAAACTATAGATACGGATGTAGTGATTTCTACTTCATCTGTGTAATGCGACCAATCAACAGTGACCAAAAGATTCAAGTTTGTGAGCAGGAAATAGCAAACTGTAAATGGGTAGAT ATTGATGAGTACCTGAATGATCCAGATATAACAGACGCTAACAGATATTTTACACAATGTTACAAGGACAGTCTCACCAGTGGCAACCAGCTGATAGGTGCATCACCTGTACAATCATTCAATAGAAAAACCACACATCAGGTGTACAGTATACAGACACCTAAACACAAAGAGCATAAACACTTGTGA